From the genome of Mixophyes fleayi isolate aMixFle1 chromosome 2, aMixFle1.hap1, whole genome shotgun sequence, one region includes:
- the LOC142140122 gene encoding keratin, type II cytoskeletal cochleal-like → MSHHSILSSSGHKGSCSVALPKHFSSHSIFSHSSKHAGHSHKAQHCFTSSSAHNIGSKGHKISVGSFHVGKSGHGSGFGVGSFGRSSCSGGITSVTVNQGLLAPLNLEVNPNIQRVRTDEKNQIKGLNNKFASFIDKVRFLEQQNKMLETKWALLQDQNTARYQIEPLFETFISNLRRQLENLECESARLDAERNNTEGAMEGFRRKYEEEMNRRTAAENEFVLLKRDVDAAFMNKAELQARAISLTDEINFLRTLYDMEISQLQAQISDTSVVVSMDNSRDLDLNSIIAEVRAQYEEIANRSRAEAEAMYQSRFEDLRMATGRNENDLQNSRNEITELNRAVQRLKGEIECAKSQRAALEAAIRNAEERGEAAVRDANNKLCELEAALQKAKQDMARQLRDYQELMNVKLALDIEIATYRKMLEGEECRLASDGSVNISVLHASTGGKHHSGGMSQGGHHHHHSLGGFSSSSGRSHSHVHKSIHHSGHEHHC, encoded by the exons ATGTCTCATCACTCCATCCTCTCCTCCTCTGGGCACAAGGGCTCCTGTTCTGTTGCTTTACCTAAACATTTTAGCTCACACAGCATCTTCTCACACTCTTCTAAACATGCAGGACACAGTCACAAGGCTCAGCATTGCTTTACCAGTTCTAGTGCCCACAATATTGGATCAAAAGGACATAAAATTTCAGTGGGAAGTTTTCATGTAGGAAAAAGTGGACATGGATCTGGCTTTGGTGTTGGTAGTTTTGGGAGATCATCTTGTTCTGGAGGAATCACCTCTGTTACTGTGAACCAGGGTCTCCTGGCACCTCTCAACTTGGAAGTTAACCCCAACATCCAGAGAGTGAGGACGGATGAGAAGAATCAGATCAAAGGTCTCAACAACAAGTTTGCCTCTTTCATCGACAAG GTGagatttctggaacaacagaacAAGATGCTGGAGACCAAGTGGGCTCTTCTACAAGACCAAAATACAGCCAGATATCAGATTGAACCTCTATTTGAAACTTTTATCAGCAACCTCAGGAGACAGCTGGAAAACCTGGAATGTGAGAGCGCTCGTCTGGATGCAGAAAGGAACAACACAGAGGGCGCAATGGAAGGATTTAGGAGAAA ATATGAAGAAGAAATGAACCGACGCACAGCGGCAGAGAATGAGTTTGTCTTACTAAAGAGG GATGTTGATGCTGCTTTTATGAACAAGGCCGAGCTGCAAGCAAGGGCCATCTCCCTCACTGATGAGATCAATTTCCTGAGGACCCTGTATGATATG GAGATCAGTCAGCTCCAGGCTCAGATCTCAGACACCTCGGTGGTCGTGTCCATGGATAACAGCCGAGACCTGGACCTAAACAGCATCATCGCTGAGGTCAGAGCTCAATACGAGGAGATTGCTAACAGGAGCAGAGCTGAGGCTGAGGCCATGTACCAGTCAAGG TTTGAGGATCTGCGCATGGCAACTGGAAGAAACGAGAATGATCTACAGAACAGCAGAAATGAGATCACTGAACTTAACAGAGCAGTTCAGAGACTTAAAGGAGAGATTGAGTGTGCTAAATCTCAG CGTGCTGCACTGGAAGCTGCTATACGTAACGCTGAAGAACGTGGAGAAGCTGCTGTCAGAGACGCCAATAACAAACTGTGTGAGCTGGAGGCTGCTCTACAGAAGGCCAAGCAGGACATGGCTCGCCAACTGCGAGATTACCAGGAACTGATGAATGTCAAACTGGCTCTGGACATTGAGATTGCTACATATAGGAAGATGCTGGAGGGGGAAGAGTGCAG ATTGGCTTCGGATGGCTctgtgaacatct CTGTCCTGCACGCTAGCACTGGAGGGAAACACCACTCAGGAGGAATGTCCCAAggaggacatcatcatcatcattctctaGGAGGATTCAGCTCAAGCAGTGGGAGAAGCCACAGCCATgttcacaaaagcatccaccaTTCCGGTCATGAGCATCACTGCTGA